A genome region from Cucumis sativus cultivar 9930 chromosome 4, Cucumber_9930_V3, whole genome shotgun sequence includes the following:
- the LOC105435353 gene encoding classical arabinogalactan protein 4 produces MASSTLLNLLTLAFLLISTAANSPAPSPAPTAESPTWKWTPSNEPPSSPPTAEPPMTTTSPPSPTISPPPTPPELSPVPTSYAPTSPPMANPPTLSPTAPPPAVKSPSHAPSPAKTKAPAPAPSKTSPAPAKAPKSSKAPVSSPPSPNGQMEPPTPSVAPAPSKEGNGAGANRFAIGGSIAGLMIAAFIA; encoded by the coding sequence ATGGCTTCCTCCACCCTTCTCAATCTTCTCACCCTAGCCTTCCTGCTTATCTCCACCGCTGCCAACTCCCCGGCACCCTCTCCAGCACCCACCGCCGAATCACCAACGTGGAAATGGACACCTTCTAACGAACCACCCTCCTCTCCACCCACTGCGGAGCCGCCAATGACGACAACGTCTCCACCTTCGCCTACAATATCTCCCCCGCCCACCCCACCGGAGCTCAGCCCCGTTCCAACATCCTATGCACCCACTTCGCCGCCCATGGCTAACCCACCTACATTGTCGCCGACCGCTCCACCGCCGGCAGTGAAGAGTCCAAGTCATGCCCCGTCGCCGGCGAAAACAAAAGCACCGGCTCCAGCTCCGTCGAAAACTAGTCCGGCGCCAGCAAAGGCACCGAAATCTTCTAAAGCTCCGGTGAGTAGTCCTCCGTCACCGAATGGACAGATGGAGCCACCGACGCCATCCGTAGCTCCGGCACCGTCGAAAGAGGGTAACGGCGCCGGTGCAAACAGATTCGCCATTGGTGGGTCTATTGCAGGATTAATGATTGCGGCTTTTATCGCTTAA